TGCTGGGGACTCCATCAGGTCCTGAAACTGCTCTGGTACAGTGGAGTTTGCACTATCCCCACCCTTTCCATAACAGCTGATATTTCCTGAGCTGCATCCTAGTGCTAATAAGCTGTATCTTAGCTCTGCTTAAACACACCAGCTTCCAGCACTGCCTTGAAGTCAGTTTTTgctttgcctctttttcttcGAGAGGCCAGGAAACCTGGATGTGATATGGCTCTAGTTCTTCTGGAGTGACATAGTCTGGAGCATTGCCCATCAGGTCCCGTCCCCTGAAGGATTTGGGGAAGCAATGACATCTCTGATACTTGGAGCATCAACCATGAGAGAGATCAGCCTGTCAAGTCCTGGAAGTAGAAAGCAAACTGGTGAACCACTTGAGTTATGGCCCTGTAAAACGCCTCTaaatcaaaaaaaaccaaaaaaacagaaggagGGGGTAGATGACATTGGTAAGCTTGAAATATAAAGCTGAAGCAAGTTGAGGGGAAAAGTTAATTTTGATCAGTAacagaaaagcagtatttgtctgaagagcagaaaaccCAGCAAAGGTAAGCATTTCAGTGTTTataaaaaatgctgcagcagcacaccAAGGGCTGTGAGACAGAGGCATGCCTTTGCAAAGAGAGTGTAACAAGCCagggcagctgagctgcaggaacagTCACAGCTCTGCACAAACAAACCCACTGGTCAACCAGTTCTGAAGGGTTACAAGAACTAGGAGGaattcagaaaaagaacaagagcCTTTGGGTAAATCTGATGGAGGAAAATCACAGTGGAAGTCCACAGGTTAAAAATCCTAACTTTGGtctggcttggttttttttggaggaaGAGGTTGTTTTGGTgaggtttgttgtttggtttgggtttggtttcttttttgctttatttcttttttccaaaaaccACAGACTTGCAAGgttctaagaaaaaaacctgacactGCTACAATGCTGTACAGAAGCACTGCAGTGACGTCCCAAGGCTGCCATTCCACAACAGCTCATCCCAGCCTAGtcagcactgctgcctcctcctcctcctcactctgGTGTCCCATGTGCTCCTGGGCTGGCACAGGTACCAAGTCCATGCTGGAGCCAAACCAGGGAGCTACTTAACTGCCAGTTTAGCTTCTCTGGATTagtgggggaggaaaaaaaaaaaaaaaaaaggtaaggacaaagactgaaaagaacAAAGACTGAAAGCAGAGGATGAGAGTGCAAAGGTTGTGGTAATGACCCAGGGCATGAAACACAAAATTATCCTGCTGTGCCAGCCTCTGTTTTCTTGGAGAGATGGAAGCTCTGTGTAAAGCCCCGTGATGTTACCATGGTGGTGGTaccaaacaccaccaccacaacaGCCATCTCTGTCAGGAGAGAAAAGGCTTTTCTAAACAAGCATGAAGCTTGCTGGGGatgtaacatgaaaaaaaaaccaacaaaaaaaccaaaacagtccCAACACACCTGCATCCTGAAGAGCTACAGAGCACTTACCTAAAGCAATTCCTCCATGAGGTGGAGCTCCAAACTCCAGTGCCTGAAGCAGATGGGAAAGTACCTCAGAGTCCTCCTGCAAAATTATGTGTGAAGAATCACAGGAGCTTCTTTCAGCATTGGAAGTGGCTAAATTAAGCATTTTAACCTCCAAGAGGATGCTAGGGGCACCCCTAGGTGTTACCTTCAGCACTTTCTCCAGCACAAAACGCTGCAGCTCTGCACTATGAATTCTGATGGAGCCACCTCCAACTTCACAGCCATTCAGCACGAGGTCATAGTGCTGGCTACGGACCTGCAGGAAGAAGTCAGGCACCCTGGCAAGGCACAGCTGCATCTGGCACCAACGTGCACACAGCCAGCAACAACCCTGGGACTGAAGCCATGAGATCCTGCAACACCACTCACTGGTACCTTGCAGTCCAGGTACCTGTCCTGTCAGGGGCACAGGCTGGGAATAATACAAAACCTTTTACAAAGTTCATCAAAACCTGAAGCAACACAGGTCAGACCATGACTCCTGCCCTTAAGCAGCTCTGTTCTATCAGCCCCTTTTATCAGGGCACACATGGACAGTTCCACTTGAAGTAATATGGAAGCCATCTCTTCCAAACAGACCTGTACCATATGCAGTCAGTCCCAGGAAacttaaaagccttttttacaCTAAAACCAGCTGCTGTTTGCCTAGTTCTCCATGCTACAGAGCCTGACACATGAAGCCAGTTACCTTTGTGGGATCAGAATAGAGGAGGTGGGCATCCGAGGGATGAGGTGCAGTGAAGGGGTGATGAGCAGATTCCAGTTCAGTGGAATTCTCTTCcttggggaggaaaagggggaaatcTACCACCCACAGAAAGTGAAAAGCTGCAGGATCACGGAGCACCAAGCCAGCTGCTTCAAGGAGGTCAGCACTCCCCAACCTGAGGCTCCCCAAGGCAGAGCCTgcaaaggagagggagagaatgagacaggggcaggcagggaaggtgTTTGATAAAGGCAGTATCACAGACACCATCAGCTGTAATTCATCAATTTGCCTTAATCCCTTTTGCCTTGTCTCTTAAAGAGCATCACCTTcctgctgaggcagcagcagctctctgggatTGGACAAAGGGAAGGTGAGTAAGGAGCTGGaaacctcattttcttccaaatttccCATCTTCAAGAACTGTCCCACACTAACTTCAAGCTCTACCCAAATGTGGATTAACTGGGCAAGCACAGGCAGGATCTGCATTCTGCAGAGTGTGGAAACGGAGGCACAGAAAGGGGAGATGACAAAATGTTGGGTACCAAGCAAGCAGGACACCTGATCACAAAGCAGTGCTGAGGTAGCAACAACACAGAGAAGGTTCTaagcagcagctgtgccccACTCATCTGTTCATGGGAGGCAAAACTACCTACCTGACCTTGTTTTCCAACCTCTGttcaatactttaaaaattaagaaaaaaaaaaaaggcactgatCTGTTCTTGTTTTATATTCCAGCCTTCATTTCAGTTAGGAGTTTTTCCAGAATTtgggggaaataaaagcaacaggTACACTTCATGCATTACAGAAACTGCTTTAGctccagagaaacacagaatcagaCGATTACCTCTTGTATTAATAAGAAGAATTAGACCAAGTTAGGCTCTGATAACATCAAGGCCACTGAAAGCAGCACTCAACTTGCATAACCACCCAACAAATGTTTCCTACCACTTGCTTGTGTtcaccagctgccagcagcaccacatCATCCACCTGCATGTTCAGCACCTGGATAAGCTCTGACTGCTGCTTCTCACCAAGAAACTTTGTGAGAAGAGACTTCAAGCTTCCATCAGGTCTGCAGATAATTTCCACGATTTCCTGAAGAGAGACAAAGAGTGACTTCAGTCCAGTGCTGCCCTCTCCTGCCTTGAAGCACCACATGCTCAGCCACAGACTCAGGCATTAAGAACTGCTCTTCTACCCTTCTCTATTTGGAAATGCCTCTACACATCCCTTGTCATTCACCACTCCCAGTGCCACAGCAGTGTTTCTGTCTCACCTGGTTAAACTGGGATTTTGCAGACTCCTTCAGTGACTGcaagtctttatttttaagatatctctaggaaaagagcagaagaagaCATATTAAACATCAACAAAATACATGGCAAGCATTGCCAGGATTCAGATCTGCTGGCAAAGCTGCTTCTAAACTTCTCAACTTCTTTTGTTTCcagtattttgtttctcatgGGCTCTGTGGAACAGGACAGGGCCTCCAGCACCAAGCTGCAGCTTCTCTAGGGGCTCCTTTCAGGAAGGGCTCCTCTAGGTTGTTCATTTGGCTGCAGTTTttgtccctgctgccagggcaggtgcagcaggacagcagaTACACCTTGTGCCCAGGAATCCAGCATGCAGCAGTGAGGCTGTGACACCCCCACTGACGGGGAAGGCACAGCTCAGCTtggaggaacagaaagaaaccaAACGGGGTGACTCCCATGTGCAAAGAAAGCAGATGTGAGGACCTgcatctttcttttattttttttccataaactCTTACATTTAGAGAGGCCCCAGAGTCCATTTCTGCCTTGTTTGAATGCACACCTTAGTGCCCCCTCGTGGGAAGCCAGGAGCTTGCACTTTGTGCCAAAACTAAGGAATTCCAAGATAAAACCATGGTCAGAAGCTCCTATTCCTCAAAGAAAACTCCAGTGTTcagtggattttatttttcccacaCTGCCCAAGCTGCAGAGATGCCCTCAGCCAGGATCAAATCCACTTCCCTGCCAAAATACATGGCTGCATCAGGTCATCTCCTGCACCTACTGCCAGCCTGGGGGTTGGGCTGTGACATTCTCATTAGGAAAACCTGAGTCCTGccacaaaagcagcaaatccAAACGTGAGAAGGGTATGTACCACCTGACTCTTCTGGTGCAGAGCAAGAGCTGGCCATAACTGTTATAGTGCACCCTCTTCTCACAGGGCACAGTTTGTTATTGAGAGGCCCTTCTTGAGGAAAAAGCAAGCTGAAACCCCAAGAGGCTTCCCCATCCCCAAGGGACCTTACAGCTCTGCTACCTTCCTCCCTTCACTGAGGAGGATATATTTATTATTCCTGTCCCCTCATCAGCTCCCATTCCTCTCTTCTAACACCACTGAGCCAATCCTGACATCAATCAGAGCAGTCCCATGTTCCTGCAGGGCTCTACTCCCCAGCAAACAGCAAGGAACATTTTCATACCAACAAGGCATTCAAATTAACTTGTTATTTATGTCACATAAACAGTAAAGCAGTGTGCAGAGGAATCACTCACCACTCCCTGAAGGGATACAAATGGCTCTGACAGCACCCGTGTGGGTAACTGAGGGCATTCTGCACCAAACTGAATGTTCCACCTCCCTAAACAAGTCACTGAGATCCACTATCTGAAAAGAAGAGAtgcaggaaaaagcaggagtGGCAGGAACAGGAAGGCAAAACCCTGCACCCGTGCCCTAGCACCTTGGGCCACCATTCCCCAGGGTATCCTTCCCTTGCCCAGAGATATCAGATGGATCACAGACAGAAGTGAATGGGGCCAAGCTGGAATAACCACTGGGAGGGCAAGACAGCCAGGAAACTGGAGATGGTGACATGCCACTACACTTGAGGGGAGCTgagcactggaaaagaaatcCCAAAGATCAGTTTCCTGGGGAAATACAAaatgctttcttgcttttcagcacTGCTTCCTTCTCAATAGATTTGTCAGGACTCTTATTTCATGCTTTTACACCCTCACTTCACAACACAGTGTACACAGACAACCACAGCTGGTTATCCTGAAAATAACTTCAGGGCACTGACAAGGCTGGAGAAGCCTGGCTCATGAAACATGCTGACCAGGAGTATTGCAGTACAGAAAAGCACTTGTGGTATCTGGGGATACCTCACTGATTGCTGTTTCCTACAGCAGTCAAGACACATTGCTGCCCAACACTCCATTATATTTTATTCTAATACTgtaaaaacatacattttccCACACACAAATAATCAAAACCCTCTCTTCTCCAAGAAAGGATGATCTGTACAAAGCAGTAACAATGGGACAGATATGCTGGTAGTTACAGCATTGAGAACTCCAAGCAATCACCTATATATGATTTAACCAAAGAAACTTCAAGTTTCCAATGAGCAAATCCTCACCTCATTCCCCAAAACGAGTGTCTGGTTTATCTGTCCCATAGTCGAGCCAGTGCCTCCTCATATGtcatggaaagggaaaggagttGTAAATGGAGCCTCTTTCCTCAGGCCAGGAATATTGCAGGAGGCCTTCTACCAGTCCCTGGATCCCAGCTTGGTCTACAAATGACATCTCTATATCTATCttaaacagaaagcaagagTGGGGATTCCACATCAGCACCAGGTTTTGCCCTTGACACTGTCACTTGCAgcttttaataataaaatacagcataaaAAATTATACTAGAGAAAAGCACAGGATGATTGCATTCAGGCTGAGGGTGTGTGCTTCTGAGCTCACTGCAGCTCACTGATGACTCAGGCAACAAACCTCCTCAGAGACCTGGATGAGGTAATGATGACAGGGACAGAGCAAAAAACCTTGGATGAGATGAACAAGGCTGACTCTGCCTGGGATGTCAAAGGCTGAGCATCAGGATGCCTGACCCAGCAGGACAGGACAAGACTGCACCATCAGGCCACTACTGCAACACAACTCCCGTGTCCAAGGAGTCAGTCAGGGACAGCACCCTCCAGGCACAGCACCCACTCCAGGCACAGCCATTACAACTCCAAGGGGGCCTGCATCTGCAAACAACAACTGTGCCCCTCGGGCAgcacaggagctggcagaaaggAGGGCATCAGATGGGAAAAGAGCACGAGCTGTCTGGAGTGAGGAAGGGCAAAAGGTGGGTGAGGTGGTTACCTGGGTGAACTCAGGCTGCCTGTCAGGTCGTGAGCCTTCATCTCGGTAGCAGCGAGCAACCTGGAAGTACCTGCAACAGCACTTCCCTTAGGTAACAACTTAAAGCACCCTACATTAAATTGTGCCTATAgaatttatcattaaaaaataaataaaaaggtctGTTCCCTTAGCAGCTGATGATCATGGCCCTGGTTGTCCCCATCCCCTCAAAAGCCTGGgattttgagaaaaaacaacagtCTCAGCAGCTGTATCATCTCCAGAGCTGGAGGCATGGAGGCCCCCAGGTGAGCTGTGACCCAGCAGGGCCACACACGACCCCTTTCCCACCTTCTGCTCCAAACCTGGACTGCACACCAAGGGCCATACAAAACTCACTCACAAGCAAGCCCTGGCTGCAGTTCTCTGCATGACCAACTGTCTCCCTCTCCTTCAGTCTGATCTAGAGGAACAAGCCCAGGTAAAAGCTTTGCACTCATGCACCCTGAGAACACACTTCCCACATCTCAgtcctgctgagctgctcagacTCATCTCTAACAGTTCTATAGGTTACCCTTGGAAAGGCTTCTGTCATGCACCTGATTTTCTGCCCTTCAGGCACACTGTACTTCAGATCAGGTTTCCACTGAAAACAACCAACAGTGAAGGTTTCAATCCCCAAACAGGATGCATTTCCTACTGCAGAGAGGCATCATGGCTGAGGGGAAAAGGGTCTGGGCTTACCTGGGAAGTCCCAAGTATTTATTCCTCTCCAAAACACAGTACCCCTGGACAGTAAGATTTTGGGGAAGCATCTAAAACCTTGGACAGAACATGCAGAGAACAGGAGTCCAAAAACCACTTACCTGTCCAGGCCTCCAACCATGAGGAGCTGCTTGAACTGCTGAGGACTCTGAGGCAGAGAGTAGAACTTGCCAGCTTCCCTCGAGGGCACAAGGAATTCTTTTGCTCCCTGGCATCCAAAACAAGAGCAAAGCTTACATGGCTCAGCAAGGAGGCAGCCTCAATTCCCTGGCAGAGAAAGTGCCTTGAAGAAAATTACACCCAACTCAAGATGCCCCCTCCCTTCCACACCCTCTACTTTTACAAGCATGCATTTATCATAACAAAAATCTGCACAGGAGCTTAGTGAGGGAACAGCAATGAAGGCAGAGTAGCTAGTGACAAAAATCCTAATCATGAACTGCAGGAGGCTAAAGGCATTACTAAGAGAATACATACCCCTGGGGTCCTTTTGAAGAGTGTTGGAGTTTCTACATCCACAAACCCTGAAGAACAAACATTTGTTTCAGACATGCAGGAAGAACTGGTGTGACACAAAGTGTAGGGTTAGTCTGCAAAACAGCTCATCCAGCATGCCCTGGGGCCTCAAAATCTCCAGATTCTGATGCTTCTCAGAATAACTTGTTTAATGACAGATTTGAAGGATCTGGACTGTTCATCCTTCCAGATCTGTTGATAAAGGAGGACACCAGATAGGCTACAAACCTGTTAATTCCCTATCCATTTTGAACTAGGCTTTATTGTTCCAGAGGGCACTTCCTGACTCCACGATAAGCAAAAGGCCTACCAGAAATCCATCCCTTTGACACACCACAAGTTGGGTCACCAAGAGAAGACAACTACCTGCAGAAGGCCTTTTCTCACTGCACACAGCTCACTCCAAACAACTTGTTTGGAGCAGGCTGAGAGATTCCAGCCTACTTTGTTCTTCAGACCTGCCAACATCCCTCTGAAGACCCCACAGCAAGCAGAACACATCCTTAGCAAGTGGACCAGCTTGGACTGGCAAGCTGATCACAGCCTCTcccagcagaggaagggagggcTAAAATGGTGTGTGCTGCCCACTGTGCTGCAAGCAGGCTCTTACCATGGAGGTTACAGAGGAATTCCCTCATCCTCATCACCACCTGGGACCTCAGCCTCAGGTTGTGCTGGAGCTGGAAGCTGCGCAGGTCCAGGTAGCGGTACTGCATCCGCAGGGCCTCTGATttctgaggagcagagagagctgggCTTGACAGAATTCAGATTAcatgcccagagaagctgctccCTAAAGTCACAGGACAAAAGACAGATGCTAAAAAAGGATCCCGCTCCATTGCCATGACCCACCCACTGCCCATAACCTATAGAGATGAACATCAGCCACTGGGTGGGTTTCCCTCCATGCCATTACtctgaaaaaacaccaaaataagCCTCAATAAAGCTCAGGATTTCAGCCCTCCTTATGCACAGTCCACTGCAAGAGACTGAAACATTCTTCCTTGTGATTTTTAGGCAGAGAGGCAGTACCACATACAGATCTAAAGCAACAACTACATGGTGATAAATCCTTATTACAGACAGGGAAAGCAAAGTAGAGCAGATGATGGGAATCATCCAGGACCTGTAACAGAGAAATAACAGGACCTAGTTCTTCCAATTCCAACACCTATGTATCAGTCACACTTTGAACAGCACAGCTATCTTCAATCAACAGTGATGCCCCTCCTGCACCATGCACAAAGACACCACCTGCACTAAACCTAAACCTCTGAGGAGACTGTGTACTTACAGAGGGAGAAAATCCtctggctgcccagagaagagTAAGCACCCTGGCCTTCAAACAAAGCAGCACGCTGACAGGTTCTGTTTCAGCCTCCCAAAAAGCCAGCATAGCCTGATTTCTTTCACTCTTCCCTTTACCATCCACACTAACAGTGATATCTGAAAACCCTGTGCACTGGAATCATTC
The sequence above is drawn from the Calypte anna isolate BGI_N300 chromosome 8, bCalAnn1_v1.p, whole genome shotgun sequence genome and encodes:
- the DARS2 gene encoding LOW QUALITY PROTEIN: aspartate--tRNA ligase, mitochondrial (The sequence of the model RefSeq protein was modified relative to this genomic sequence to represent the inferred CDS: inserted 1 base in 1 codon; substituted 1 base at 1 genomic stop codon); this encodes PPSPALLRHGRAGQEAAPPARLRPPLLPRPGGAARLLPPFLPLPDRPSSAPRRCPLRQGLPRVGTLLSGFSPLSRYPWSLPGWCCSAHGPSRLLRVLPRALPDLARALHRAVPGVPDFNSFVTRTNTCGELRSAHVGQEVTLYGWIQYQRQGLFLILRDFQGLTQIVIPQDEAHSHVKKLLSSAPVESVVRVTGTVSPRPPGQENLKMPTGDIEVKAETAEILNSSKKLPFEIKDFVKKSEALRMQYRYLDLRSFQLQHNLRLRSQVVMRMREFLCNLHGFVDVETPTLFKRTPGGAKEFLVPSREAGKFYSLPQSPQQFKQLLMVGGLDRYFQVARCYRDEGSRPDRQPEFTQIDIEMSFVDQAGIQGLVEGLLQYSWPEERGSIYNSFPFPXHMRRHWLDYGTDKPDTRFGVQIVDLSDLFREVEHSVWCRMPSVTHTGAVRAICIPSGSGEYLKNKDLQSLKESAKSQFNQEIVEIICRPDGSLKSLLTKFLGEKQQSELIQVLNMQVDDVVLLAAGEHKQVVGNICSALGSLRLGSADLLEAAGLVLRDPAAFHFLWVVDFPLFLPKEENSTELESAHHPFTAPHPSDAHLLYSDPTKVRSQHYDLVLNGCEVGGGSIRIHSAELQRFVLEKVLKEDSEVLSHLLQALEFGAPPHGGIALGLDRLISLMVDAPSIRDVIXFPKSFRGRDLMGNAPDYVTPEELEPYHIQVSWPLEEKEAKQKLTSRQCWKLVCLSRAKIQLISTRMQLRKYQLLWKGWG